In Fibrobacter sp. UWP2, the sequence CTTGTCGCCCGTCTTGTACCAGCGTTTGCCATCGATAACCGCAATCGCTTTCTCGGTGCGTTCTGGGTCATTCAGGTAACCTCGCATAATCTGCGCGCCGCCCACCAGCAAAAGGCCGTCTTCACCCAGCGGGAGTTCTTCCATGGTATCGGGGTCCACCACGCGGAACTGGCTTCCCGGAAGCGGACGCCCTACGGTGCCCGGCTTGTTGCCCACCACGACCGTCTTGAAGTCGTCGAGCAAAAAGTCCTCGGTATTCACGGCCGAAACCGGCGTGGTTTCGGTGCAGCCAAAGCCCTCGAAAATATCGAGTTTGAACTTGGTGCGGTAAAGGTTGCGTACGTCCTCGCGAATTTTCTCGGCGCCGGCAAAAATGCTGCGCACATGCGAGAACATGAGCGGGTGAATGTAGCGGCTCGTGCCCCACATGCGAAGGAACGTGCCCGTTGCCACCATGATAGACACCTTGAACTCGGCGCAAACACGGCCAATGAGGCGGATATCGGTCGGGTCGGGGCAGGTCGCCACCGGGATGCCCTCCACCATGCAAAGCATGGTCGTGATGCTAAAGCCAAAGGCGTGGAACAGCGGTAAAAGTCCAAGGAACACGTCGTCGGGACGCACATGCAAAACGCTGCCGCACTGCTTGATATTGCCCATCAGGTTCATGTGCGTGAGTTCAACGCCTTTGGGACGCCCCTCGGAACCCGAGCTAAAGATGATCGTCGCCACATCGTCGAGCGAGACCTTCTTGAAGAATCTAAGTTCCAGGTACCAGGCCGGGAGAACAATGGCACGGAACAAGTTCAAAATCAGGGTCGGCTTCTTGACCGCCTTGGCCTCGTCCTCCATATAGTAGACCTGGTAGTTGTCCAAAAGCTGTTCCAGAGGCACGCCCTTCTGCTTGAGTTTGTCTACAAAGGCGTGCGCCGTGATGATCGTCTGGACTCCAGCCACCTTGCAACAGTAGTCCATGCTCTCGGGTGTGCTGGAGTAGTTCAGGTTGCAAACCGTTTTGCCCTTGATGAGGAGCGCTAGGTTCACCATGATGCCCGGGCCCGAAGGCGGGATAAGTACGCCCACGCACTTTTCGTTGCCCAAAAGCTTTGCAAAAACATGACTGAAGGTCAATGCCGCCGTCGCAAGCGAATAACCGGAGAAGTGCTTGCCGTCGGGGCTAAAAATCATCGGGGAGAACTTTTTGCGCTTGGCGGTACGAATCCAGGCCGAGGCCACCGGCTTTAGCCTGCGAATGTAGTTGGTCCAAGCCGTAATCGAGAGTTCCTGGATAGCGCGCATCACCTGCACATTGCTGGAATCCACCGGGAGCGGTTCCCCAAACGCCACGGAGACCACGCGGTTCCCGCCGCTGTGCACCATCTCGCGGTAACCGGCGTCGGCCATGGAGTAGCTACTCCCCCACAGGCCCTGCGTGTAAATCGGGACCAGCTTGAGGTTCGGCACGTCCTTAGTCGCCGCGCTGTAGTCCATGCGGAATTTGCAAACGTTACCCGTCTGCGTGAGGCAGTTCTCGGGGAACACCACCACCGCTTCTCCGCGCAAAAGAGCCTCGCGGGCTTCTTCCATCGCCTTTTCGGGGTGTTCCAAGTCCAGGTTAATCACGTTCATTTGCGTGAGGATCAGGCGAATGTACCACTTTTCGTAAGAACGGCGACTCAGCACAAAGCGGAGCGGTCTGGGGGACGCCATCTGGATAAGCGCCCAGTCAATATAAGAGATGTGGTTACCAACCAAAAGGACGGGACCTTCCCACGGCAGGTTCTTGACTCCGTTCACCAGGAACTTGTAGTGAAGCGAAAGCGTGGTGCGGAAAATCTGACGCAACAAGGACTGCGGCATCACACAGAGCGCCCATATGGTACCGGCCAAGCAGAGCACGCCCAAAATAAAGAACAGGTCCATCCTGTCAACGCCAAGGAAACGGATGGCTGCAATCGCCAAAATGTCGAAAGCGATAATGCAAAGGTTCTGCGTGGTGCTGTTCAACGCCAGCACGTGGCCCGCCGAACGCGGCTTGGTGTGGTACAAAAGCATCGCGAACATCGGGAGGGCGTAAATACCGCCGCAAAAACCGAGGAGTGTAAAGGCTATCGCGTTATACGGGCGCGGGATCAAGGGAATCAAGAAAATCAAGATGGCGGAACCCGCCGTGCCCATGGGAACAAGACCCGTCTCGATAAAGTTCTTGGACATGCGCATGGCGTAGACAAAGCCCAGAATGAGACCGATTGCCGTACCGATGATGGCGTAGTTCACCAGGGAGTCCTGGTGGAAAAGACTACCGGAGCCGAACTGGTCCTGGATGACAAAGACCATGAGGAAGATCATCACCCAGAACATGCTGAGGCCAATAATGGACTGGCGCAGAGCATGGTTGTTCCACGCCTTGGCTACCTTACGACGGGCAAACTTGAAGTTCCAGTAGCGGTCCCACGGGAAGTGGAGGTCCATGTCGTAGGCGCCAATCGCCGGCAAGCGAAGTGCAAAGATTAGGCCAAAGAGTTGCATAGCACCCACGACCGAAATCACGGGAATCACGAACTCCTTGAGGCTCGCAAAGGCAAGCCACGCTCCCGAGAGAACCAGGGCAACAAACGACACAATCATCAAAATGCCCGTACCGCTCGCCAAGTAGCGCACGCCCATGAGTTCCTTCATGTAGCCGTTTCGGGCAGGCCCCTGGAACGCCTGCAATACAAAGAACAACCCTATAGACGTAAAAAGGACCGGCATGTTTGCCGTATAGGCGCCAAAACCAAAGAGGCCCACCACAGGTATCGAGAGCACTGTAGTCCAAAGCAAAACGCGTTCCTTGGGGTACTTGTCCGAGAAGAATCCCGCCGGAGTCATCAAAAAGATGCAAGGCAACAGGAACAGCAGGTGAAGCAGGTAGAACTGCCAAGAATCGGTAGCCGTGAAACCCATGCGGGAAAGGGAGAGCTCCATGTAGCCCATCACAATAGTCGCAACAGCTACCTGAGTAAAGGTCAACCCGAAGAAAGAGAAAAAGCCTTTGATCTTGTTCATGTCTTTCGCTTATCCTTTTATGTTTCTTTTTAAATTAGCACTTCCACGAGCAAAACCGGGACCGATCCGGGAAAAAAAGCTGTTTTACGGCATAAAAAAGCCCGGCAGCCATCTGGCCACCGGGTTTTTCAAATTCGTTCAGCAATTACTTGCTTTCAAAGTAGTAAGTCTGGAGGGTCTTGCCATCCTGGGAGAACTGAATGATCTGCTTGCCCTTGAGGAGTTCGCCGCTGATCTTGAACAGGTTCTCGGCAATGTAGGTCACCGTCAGGTCCTTGCCGTTGTCCTTGTCGGCAAAGATACCGCGTTCGTCAGCGTCAAAGCCCTTGCAGTCCTTATGGTTGGCAACCTTGTCTTCCTTGGCCGGGAAGGTCTTGGCAACGAGCGGAGTCGTCACGGAGGCGGCGTTGCGGTAGAACACTTCGAACTTGCCTTCGATCACGCGCGGAGCCGGAAGCGGAGTCATCTTGCCAGCCGGAGCGGCAGCAGCAGCGGCGGCCTTCTTGCCCTTCTTACCCTTCTTGCCCTTCTTCTTGTCGGCCTTGGGCGGAACCTTCATGGAACCATCCTGCTGAGGGAAGGCGAGGCGGTAGCCGGCAATGGACTGGTCGCACTGCGTTGACCAGATTACCCATTCGTTCGAGATCTTCTTGGGGCCGAGGTCGCCACCGGGGACATACATGCCCGGGTCAATCTGGTCGCTATAGATGTAGAGCGTCAGCTTGGCGTTCGGGTTCTCTTCGGTCGTAGAGACCGAGTTGCGGCTCTTGATGTACTTGGAGCGGCCAGCAATAATCCTGTAGTTGCCCACAGGGACCTTTTCGAACTTGAACTGGCCCTTGCGGAGTTCCTGTTTGTACTTGTACTTTTCCTTGAGGGTGGAGAAAATCGTAGAGTCCATCCACACAGTGGGCATTTCAAGTGCTTTGTCTGTGAAAGCATCACGGACTTCACCTTCGATGGTACCGGTCTTTTCGCAAGCAGTCATGGCGAGGGCAATGAGGCCTGCGGCACACAGAGTAAGGTATTTCTTCATTTTATTTCCTCGTAGTTAAAATGCGCAAAAGCCCTCCCCGTTACGGGAGGGCCAAATTTGCAAAAATTATGCTTCTTCAGCCTTGGCGGGCACAACCTTGCGGGTCTTGCGCTTGGCGCCAGTGATGTTGCCAGCAAAACGCTTGTTGAAGCGGTCGATACGGCCTGCCGTATCCACGCGATGCTGCTTACCCGTCCAGAACGGATGGGTATCAGCCGTAATTTCCAGGGAAATTACGCTATATTCAACACCATCGATAGTCTTCTTTTCGGCGGAAGACTTCGTGGAGCGGGTGATGTATTCTTTACCCGTATTCGCATCGACGAACACGACCGGTTGATAGTTAGGGTGGATACCTTCTTTCATTTTGATAACTTCCTATTGAAGTGAGTTTGAAAGTCCCAAATTTAGACTATATTCGGCATTTTGGCAAGCGAGGGCGGCATTTTTAGTATTTTTGGGAGCATGAAACAAGCGTTTTTCGTGTTCGGAACAATCGTTTTGGCCGGGATGGCCCTGAGCCTTTGCGCCTGCAAGGGCGACGCGCCCCACGCCTCAATCATCGAGGTCGACAAAAAAATGCCCCTCCTCGAGTGGCCCGACAGCAACTACGTAGCCTCCCTCGATTCCATCTTGGCGCTGGAACCCCTCAAAAAAGACGCCAAAGACAAGCCGAACATTGCGATGAACGCCTACAAAGCACCCACCTTTTTGCTTCCCAGTTCTGTGACCGGCAAAAAGGAGCCGCCCAGGGCAGCCAAGGCTGGCCACAGGGGCAACAATGGCGCCGGTTCAGCCACGGCCGCTTCGCCAAACCGCAGCGCCGAGGAATTTATGGACAAGTTCAGCACGGCGCTCTCCGCCCTCCAGTCCGACCCGTCGAACCCGAGTCTTTACAAGGTGGTCGAAGCCCGCGAAGGCGACGACCTTTTCAAGCTGCTCAAGCGGACCTACGGTGCCGGTTCGCAGAACCTCCCCCGCTTTTACGTGCTCTCGACCCTCCAGTCGGTAAACGCCGGCGTCATGCTAGAGCACCTCAAAGCCGGCGACAAAGTGCGAGTTCCGAGGATTTAACGAAATCCTACAGCACGCCCTTGCTACTGGGCACGCCCTTCAGGTTGCGGCTCGGGGCAACAGCCATCGCCACAGAGCGGGCGAACGCCTTGAAAATGCTCTCGAGGCAGTGGTGGTTATCATTACCGTAGAACAATTCCACATGCAAGTTCATGCGGGCGTTCTCGCAGACCGTCTTAAAGAAGTGCTCGAACATGCTGGCCTCGATGCCACCCGCCATGGCGGCCGGGAGATTCACGTTCCACACAAAGCCTATGCGGTTGCTAAAGTCAATACACACACGGCTCAAAGCCTCGTCCATCGGCACAAAGTAAAAGCCGTAGCGTTCAATGCCCTTCTTGTCGCCCAGGCACTCCACAAGCGCCTGTCCAAGCACAATGCCAATGTCTTCCATGCTGTGGTGCATGTCAACGGCAGTGTCGCCCTTGCAGGTCAAGTCCAAATGGAACCCGCCGTGCACCTGGAACAAGTCCAGCATGTGGTCCAAAAAGGCGTTCCCCGAATCCACCTTGCCGCGGCTCGCCTCGTCCAGGTTCAAAGAGAGTTCAATGTCGGTCTCGCCGGTCTTTCTGGTAATTTTTGCACTGCGCATTAGTTTGTTCCTACTGGAAGAATGGCACCGTCATAAACAGTAAAGCGGGTCACGCGGCCAAACTTCATCTCGGGGAGCGGCGTTTCGACCCCGTTGAGAATCAGTTTCGAAATGGCACGCGGTTCGCCGATGACTACATACAAAGTATCACTAGAGTTGTAGACCATCTTGACGCCCGCCTTGGCAAGGTTAGCCTCTTTCAAAAAGGCGCCGTCGTCTTCGTGGCGCTTGAGGCCAACCCAGGTGCGCATTTCACCGGAGGCGATCAGTTCAAACTTCGTCTTGCCGTGGTTCGAGACAGGCTTCACTTCGGCACTGTCCTTCTTGGTCGAAGTCGACGAGATAAAAATCGTCGCCGATTCAGGAAGGTCCGACTTCTTTATCGCTTCGTCCACCTGCGCCTGCGTCACCGTGCTATCGGAAGCCTTCTTCACAGAATCCACCGCGGCAAAATCCACCTGCAGCGAATCGGCGGGAACCGCCTCGGCGCCCTCGGGCATTTCGGGAGTCTCGGCAGCAACCGGTTCTTCGACCACAGTTGCCTTGGGCTGCTCAGCAACTGCCTCGGCATTGCCCAAATCCTTCAAAAAATGAGACCCGACCACAAATGCCAGTCCAAGCACCACAATCACTATTGGCACGGCCTTGCTCTTGGGCTTCAAATCTTCGTCGTCCAGCTTTTTCACCTTCACCGGCTTGGCTGGAGTTTCGGCCAAAAGGCTCGCATACTTGGAACCGCACTCGGCACTGTACCAATCCAGCACGTGCTTCGAGTCCAAGCCAAGTTTGTTACAAATGGAATTCAAGTAACCGCGAAGGTAGGCTTCTACCTGGAAGGCCTTCCAGTCGCCGCTTTCAATAAGTACGATGTTCTTGACCGTAAGCCTGGTCAAGTTCGCCAAATCATCCACAGACAACCCACGTGCTTCGCGAGCACGCGTCAAATAAGCGCCGAGTCTTTCATCGGGCCTTTTGTCTTCTATGGGGTTCAAATTCGTCATATCTACCCTTTAAACTTTCCCAACATATCCAATGTACGGGCCACCGGGAGCCCAACCACATTGTAGTAGCACCCCTCGATTCGGCTGATGAGCCTCGCACCCTGAGTTTGGATGCCGTAAGCTCCGGCTTTGTCTAGCGGGTCCTTAGAATTTACATAATCTTTGAGCTCTTGTAATGTGTTGTTTCTAAAATATACCCTTGTTTCTTCTTGTTGAGCATCAACGACTTGCCCGTTTTTCGCAATCGCCACTCCAGTGATTACTTTGTGCGCTTTCCCGTTTAGTTTATTTAACATTTCGAGGGCGTCCGCCTCGTCCTTCGGCTTACCCAGGGGGACCCCGTCCAGGAACACCAGGGTGTCATAGCCGAGCACTACGGCACCCGGCTCCTTTTTCGAGACCGCCAGGGCCTTCGCCGCCGCATTTTCCCTAGGGAAGTCCAGGGGATTTTTGGATTTCGGGTGCTCCTCGTCGCCGCTCACCACCACGCGGAATTCAACGCCAATTTTTGTCAGTATTTCGCGGCGCCTCGGAGAACCGCTCGCCAGTATTAAATCTACCTTCATTTTCAACTATTCACCATTAATTACACATTACTCATTATTCATTGTTCATTGTCAATCCGTCTCCGTGCTGCCCATGTTCAACTTGAGATCGGGCAAGTCACGCACATAAATGGCAAAGCTCCAACCCGCAGCAGGGCCCGTCGGGGTCCACGTGAAGTCGAGCTGCCAGCAGTGCAAAGTCCTGTTGAAGGTAAAGTTGTGTGTCACGAACTTGCCTTCGTTGTAATCGTAACGGGTGCTGTAGCTCATCTCCCAGTTCACCGTGGGCTGGAACGTGGCGTTGAGTCCCGTCGAGTGGCTGATGTTGTCTTGGAACAAGTCCTTCGCCACGCGCGTGCTCGAGAACGTGTAGCGGTAATCCAGCCCGAACGACCACTTGAGCATCTCGTACTTGCCCATTTGCGAGGGGAGCCCCGCATTAAAGTTACCGCTCCAGTGGAAGCTGCGCGAGAGTTCGTAGCTGTAGTACGTGAGCTCGGGGAACTGCGCCTTGGTGGGCTCGTCAGTGAACCTGTGGTAAACGCTGTGGCGGGTATTCACCGTGAACATGTAGTCGGGCAACACCTGCAAGCCAAAGCTCGACGTGATGTCGGACCACTGGAGCGAATCGGCGGCAAAATTATACGACACGTTGTGGCGCGTCGTAAAGAGGCGGCGGTTCCCGTACTGGTCGTCCACCGCCTTCGCGGTGTCGCCCTTCGTGGTGTCGGGCTTGTACCCCCGCACCTTGAGGTACTTGATGTCGAAGTCGTTGTTCAGCCCGAGGCCGATCGTCTTCTGCTCAATCTGGTACGGCGTCTGCCCCAGCAAGGGGTGCGGCGCGAACTTTTTGACCGTATCTATCTCGGGCGCATACGTGTACGAAACGCTTGGCGAGAGCACGTGGCGAAGTCCAGTAAAGCGTCCTATCTCGGGCACCCAAATACCGTAGAGCTTGGTATCGGCGGTAATGCTGTAATTGTGGTTGTAGGCGACCTGGCCGTACTCGTCGTGCTCCGGGTCCAGGCTCATGTAACGCTTGCGGTACTTTGCAGAATCATTCGGGTTGATCCAGCCCGTCCCGGTCCAGTAGCCGGTGAACGAAGCGCGTGGCGTCAAGTTGATCACGTCAAAGAGCGAGCCCGAGTAATCCAGGGTGTAGGTTCCCGTGTAGCCCACGTACTCCGCCGTCGTGTCAATCTCGTTGATAGTGTCCTGGGCTCGGCGCGTGTAGTAGTTGAAGCGGTTCGTAAAGCTGTAATTGAACTTTTCGAGGTAAGTCTCGATGGAGCCGTCCTCGGCAGCCATCTCGTCCTCGTCGTACTCAAAGGTGAACAAGGGACCGCTCTGCCGGTACTGAATGTCGGGGATTTCGCGTTCCATGAGGTCGGTCACCAGGTTGTGCTGTTGCCTCGCCTTGACCGTGAGGCTCTTGTTGTTGCTGAACCTTCCCGAGTAGGTCAGCTGCGCGTTCGCCTGCTGGTTCAAAATCGTCTCGGCCTCGAGGGCATTGTCCTTACGCACGCTTTGGCTGCTTACAAAAGAGCCCGAGCCGCTCAACGTGTGCTTGCCGTCGGGAGTCAGGTTCTGGTTGTGCGCAAAGTTGATGTCGTAGCCGCTGTTCGCGAGGTCGAACTCCTCGAGGTAGCTCGTGTAGCTCACGTTACCGTCAAGCACGTAGCGCTTTTTGTAGCGCACCTCGCCCGTCATGGTCGAGCGCTCGAACCGCGCCTCCTCGCCCTCGATAATGTCGCCCTTGAGGGTCGCGTCCCAGTAATCGTTGGGGGCGTAATAAAAGCCCAAGTTGCTCATGTAGTAACCCTGCACCTGGTCTCCGCCGAACTTGGGCGTCAAAAGGCCCGACTTGCGCCCGCTCTTGAGTGGTGCCACAATCATGGGGAGTACTGCCACCGGCACATCGGCGATGTTCAGCACCACGGGTCGCGCCGTGATGGTCTCCTTGGGCTTAACCACCATGCGGCGGCCATAAAAATAGAAGTGCTGGTGCGTGGAATCGTTACAGGTGCTAAAATCGCCGCGGGCAATTTGCAGGCGCGTGTCGGGCAGGCGCCGCACCTCCATGCCGTTCAGCTGCTGGTTGTCTTGGTAGGTCGTCGCGTAGTAAATCTCGCCTATGCGGTTCTTCATGTTGTACTTGAGCCGCATACCCGAAAGCGAGGGGTTCTTGGTCTCGCGCAAAACCGGCTCGCCCGCCGCCACCAGCACCTCGTTCTCCTGGTCAAAGAGGATGGTGTCGGCATCGAGGGTCGCCGTGCGATACTTGAGCTGGGCACTGTTGTTCAGGTTGAAGGTGGACTTTTCCACGTCGTACACCAGGTCCACGGCACGGTACTCGATGGTATCGGTCCCCGTGGTATCGTTCATCCAGTCCACCTCGGTGGTGTCTTCTTCGACCTGTTCGCGTTCTTCGAGTTCAAAGCGGGTAAGCTCCTGTCCGTGCACGGAAGGAGCAGCGATAAGCGCCAGTAAAAACACCAAAACGGCCCACAGGAGCCTATGGGTTCTAGATAAAATCACGTGAACCGCAAGATAGAAAAATCCCCGCCTAAAAAAGCGGGGATTCTTTCAAATTTATTCAAAAACAAATGAGCGAACGGTTCTCGTAAAACGAGTGGTCGTTTTGCCTGTTTACTTCAAGATAGCAAACTTGCCGCTCACAGAGCCGTTATGGTCAATGCTCACCATATAGCGACCGCTCGGGATGTTGGAGGCGTCCCAGGCGACGGTGTTGATGCCGGCGAGGGCGCCGTCATTCACGAGCCTAGCCACCTGTTCGCCGTCGGCGTTCATGATAGTCACCACAGTCTTGCCCGGGGTCTTAACGCTGTAGCTCACCGCCTTGCGGGTAAAGCCGCGGAGGGCGATGTCGTTATTGCGCACAACGTTGTTCGTTTGCACCTTGGGTCCAAACTGTTCAGCCTTCTCCACATAAATGCCGTTGAAGTCCGCCGTCGCCACACGGGCATCTTCCTTAACGAGGCTACCCCTGTTGAGCACGGCCACCAGCTGTTTGTCGTTCACCTTGGCGCTGGCAAAGGTCTCCAGTTCCTGGGCGTTGAGCTCGGCCTTGTCGCCGTACCAGGCCGACACGTCCTTGTTGTTCAGGTCCTTCACAGTGATCTGGGCACGGCGGAGGGTGGCGGTATAGGTTTCGCCTTCGCTAATGTAAGTGATTTCGAGGGGCTTGTTGACCTGCCCACGGAGTTGGTCCTTCGAAAAATCGATGTCGTGACCGGCAAGGGCGACACCATCCACGGCGGTAATCACGTCGCCAGCCTGGAGCTTGGTCTCGGCAGCCGGAGTGCCCGGGATGACCTCGGCCACATGTACACCATCCTTGACCTGGTAAATGGTGATACCGATACCGCCGAAAGATTCATCGGCCATGAGGGGGGCGGCAAGCATCGCCGCCACAAGAGAAGCCTTCACAAGATTCTTCATAAGAACTCCTTATAAAAATCAATCCACATAAAATATATAATAAAAAATGCCGGATAGGCCGGCATTTTGACGTAATTTTTCAAGGAAAAATCAACAAACGCGCCTAATCATCGGACGCATCCGGCATGGATTCCACCAGATTGGGGCAGACAATCATGTCTATATGGCACTCGCAACCTTCCGGCAATTCCACTGATTCGCATCCTCCAAGCCTAATAGGTTCGCGAAACGGGAACACTTCGTCGCCGATGACCACAGTCCTTATACCGGCATATTCCTGCGCGACCATGAACGACAGGCCGGCTCCCGTACAGAGGCAGGTCGTTTCAACATCTGGAGCATAAACCGGCGTAACATAAAGCGTATCGCCACCCTGACGGAAGTCGACTTTCCTGACAATCTTATTGCAAGCAGCGACAACCCCATCAATCGACACCAAAACGGAATCCCCGTTTTCTTCGAGCGTGAAATTGCGGTCCGGCTGCCATTCCCTAGCCGCAGTATCGTCGGAAGCCTCTTTTTTCAAGGCGCCCTTTTTCATGTTTTCGACATAATCAAAGTAGGATTCGTCGAAATGGCATGAGCTATGCACGCTGGAGCCGTGCTCCATTTCCGACACCAGGGATTGAGATTCGTTATTCTGGGCCGAAGATCCATTCGCCTGGGTCGAAGCATCGTCCGAACAGGCGAAAAAGAACATTGCAGATGCAGCTATCGCTAAAAGTTTGTTTTTCATAACGGCCTCCTATTTTCACTTGTTCCAAATATACACCCCGCAAACTGACTACGCAAGCCATTTCACAAAAAAACATCTATTTGGCAATATTGAACGACTGGCGTCACTCTTTTTTACACGATGTCGCTACTCGAACAGGGCGCCTTCGTCCTCTTCGCCGTCATCGTAATCTTCGAGGGTCTTGCCGCTACCGGGGACAATGATGAGCCCTAGCGTCACGGGTTCGCCCTTCAAATTGACGTATGCTTCCAAATAGAGCGTGGTCGAGAGGCGGATGAGCCTAAGGTCGAGCATGGTGCCGCCCTTGTGGATGCTCTTGGGGTTCCTGTTGAAGAAGAGGAACTTCTTGTTGATGTACTCAAAGCGGTCCTGTTCGTAGTTTATTTGCCATTCAGAGTTGCCGTCGTTCTCCTGGCGGTAAGTGCAGCGGTCCTTGTCAATGTCGCACTCAAAGCTTGCGCTTTCCTGGTAACGCTTGTTCCACTCGCGGCTAAAGGCGCAGCTCTGCACGCGGCGACCACCGTTACGTTGTTTGTTCAACTGGTCGTTGATGACCACGTAGTCCATCTTTTTGTCTTTGACCTGGTTGTACACGTTCATCAAAATGATGTACGCCTCGATATTCTTAGGGCACTTGCCATCCAGTTCCACTTCCTCGTGAGCTTTTAAAAGGGTCTGTTGCAAGTCGAGGTCAATGGCGTCGGGGATCTCGCTCTCCTTGAGCTTGTCCAACACCTTCTTGGGGGGCACCACCACCACCTTGTCGCCCTGCTTAATAGCGTAACCCAGTTCGTCGCGCACGTAGTCCAGACACTGCTGCACGTGGATGTGCACCGTATTGGACCCGCCCGAAACAAAGTCCACACCAATGCGCACATTCCATGTGCCGGCATCGCTCGTGGAGCCCTTAATCAATTCGCAGAACGGCTCCTCGCGGATACCGTCAATGAACACGACCTTCGCGTTCAGCTTGGTCACCAGGGAGCCCTCCTTTTCGACGGCACCGCCCAGGCTCCAAAAGTTGGGGTTCAGGCGAAGCACCTCGGCAAAGGCCTTGTCGCCATCGAGCGCGGGGAGCAGGCTGTCGTTCCTCGCGTTCTTCTCCTTGAGGAGTTCCGAATACTCCGTCGTCACGTTCATGTTGCTAAAGCCGCTGCGCGCCTTGACCGGCACGCCCACCGTCGCCGCAAACGAGGCCTGCGCAAGCAAAAGCACCAGGGAGAAAAGCATAACAAAGGCAATGGAAAGATTCTTCATATAAAACCGTAAAAAGCTAGCACAATCCTGTCTCAGGTAAATTTAGCAAATGCGGTATGTGAAAATCCACCCAACTTGGGGCCTCCGCTTTGGGGTTCACCAAAATAGTGGTCCAGCCGCGGGCGTGGGCAGGCTCCAAGTTGCGCAGGGCATCCTCCAAAAGCACGATTTCGCGCCTGTTTTCGGGGAGTTCCCCGCGGGATTCCAGCCACTTTTCCATCTTTTGGTAGGCGCTCTCATGGGGCTTGCCTTCCCAGCCCAGCTGCTTGAGGTCAAAGACCGCGTCAATCGCGCTGTCGATTTTCATGTGAGCCAAGCCTGCCTCGCTCCAGTCGTGGCGACCGTTTGTAAATA encodes:
- a CDS encoding MFS transporter; its protein translation is MNKIKGFFSFFGLTFTQVAVATIVMGYMELSLSRMGFTATDSWQFYLLHLLFLLPCIFLMTPAGFFSDKYPKERVLLWTTVLSIPVVGLFGFGAYTANMPVLFTSIGLFFVLQAFQGPARNGYMKELMGVRYLASGTGILMIVSFVALVLSGAWLAFASLKEFVIPVISVVGAMQLFGLIFALRLPAIGAYDMDLHFPWDRYWNFKFARRKVAKAWNNHALRQSIIGLSMFWVMIFLMVFVIQDQFGSGSLFHQDSLVNYAIIGTAIGLILGFVYAMRMSKNFIETGLVPMGTAGSAILIFLIPLIPRPYNAIAFTLLGFCGGIYALPMFAMLLYHTKPRSAGHVLALNSTTQNLCIIAFDILAIAAIRFLGVDRMDLFFILGVLCLAGTIWALCVMPQSLLRQIFRTTLSLHYKFLVNGVKNLPWEGPVLLVGNHISYIDWALIQMASPRPLRFVLSRRSYEKWYIRLILTQMNVINLDLEHPEKAMEEAREALLRGEAVVVFPENCLTQTGNVCKFRMDYSAATKDVPNLKLVPIYTQGLWGSSYSMADAGYREMVHSGGNRVVSVAFGEPLPVDSSNVQVMRAIQELSITAWTNYIRRLKPVASAWIRTAKRKKFSPMIFSPDGKHFSGYSLATAALTFSHVFAKLLGNEKCVGVLIPPSGPGIMVNLALLIKGKTVCNLNYSSTPESMDYCCKVAGVQTIITAHAFVDKLKQKGVPLEQLLDNYQVYYMEDEAKAVKKPTLILNLFRAIVLPAWYLELRFFKKVSLDDVATIIFSSGSEGRPKGVELTHMNLMGNIKQCGSVLHVRPDDVFLGLLPLFHAFGFSITTMLCMVEGIPVATCPDPTDIRLIGRVCAEFKVSIMVATGTFLRMWGTSRYIHPLMFSHVRSIFAGAEKIREDVRNLYRTKFKLDIFEGFGCTETTPVSAVNTEDFLLDDFKTVVVGNKPGTVGRPLPGSQFRVVDPDTMEELPLGEDGLLLVGGAQIMRGYLNDPERTEKAIAVIDGKRWYKTGDKGHVDEDGFITIVDRYSRFAKIGGEMISLGAVDFKISENADFDSINHFAVSVPDGSKGEKIVLIYAGEQSEEEVKGMLRQIGLPPLMVPGAVVKVDELPRLGSGKSDVQTGKKIAMERLGISAN
- a CDS encoding type B 50S ribosomal protein L31, translated to MKEGIHPNYQPVVFVDANTGKEYITRSTKSSAEKKTIDGVEYSVISLEITADTHPFWTGKQHRVDTAGRIDRFNKRFAGNITGAKRKTRKVVPAKAEEA
- the hisB gene encoding imidazoleglycerol-phosphate dehydratase HisB produces the protein MRSAKITRKTGETDIELSLNLDEASRGKVDSGNAFLDHMLDLFQVHGGFHLDLTCKGDTAVDMHHSMEDIGIVLGQALVECLGDKKGIERYGFYFVPMDEALSRVCIDFSNRIGFVWNVNLPAAMAGGIEASMFEHFFKTVCENARMNLHVELFYGNDNHHCLESIFKAFARSVAMAVAPSRNLKGVPSSKGVL
- a CDS encoding RodZ family helix-turn-helix domain-containing protein is translated as MTNLNPIEDKRPDERLGAYLTRAREARGLSVDDLANLTRLTVKNIVLIESGDWKAFQVEAYLRGYLNSICNKLGLDSKHVLDWYSAECGSKYASLLAETPAKPVKVKKLDDEDLKPKSKAVPIVIVVLGLAFVVGSHFLKDLGNAEAVAEQPKATVVEEPVAAETPEMPEGAEAVPADSLQVDFAAVDSVKKASDSTVTQAQVDEAIKKSDLPESATIFISSTSTKKDSAEVKPVSNHGKTKFELIASGEMRTWVGLKRHEDDGAFLKEANLAKAGVKMVYNSSDTLYVVIGEPRAISKLILNGVETPLPEMKFGRVTRFTVYDGAILPVGTN
- a CDS encoding nucleoside triphosphate pyrophosphatase, which translates into the protein MKVDLILASGSPRRREILTKIGVEFRVVVSGDEEHPKSKNPLDFPRENAAAKALAVSKKEPGAVVLGYDTLVFLDGVPLGKPKDEADALEMLNKLNGKAHKVITGVAIAKNGQVVDAQQEETRVYFRNNTLQELKDYVNSKDPLDKAGAYGIQTQGARLISRIEGCYYNVVGLPVARTLDMLGKFKG